One Ascaphus truei isolate aAscTru1 chromosome 22, aAscTru1.hap1, whole genome shotgun sequence DNA segment encodes these proteins:
- the LOC142472710 gene encoding uncharacterized protein LOC142472710 isoform X1, with translation MSEAGYSTVTGVSFSGPSVHSWHPTNINQGTSFLSIFRGALPATSMDKGALPATSMDKGALPATSMDRGALPATSMDRGALPATSMDRGALPTPSMDRGALPATSMDRGALPATSMDRGALPTTSMDRGALRATSMDRGALPATSMDRGALPATSMDKGALPATSMDRGALPATSMDRGALPTTSMDRGALPATSMDRGALPTTSMDRGALPTTSMDRGALPTTSMDRGALPTTSMDRGALPATSMDRGALPTTSMDRGALPATSMDSGALRATSMDSGALPATSMDSGALPATSMDRGALPATSMDRGALPATSMDRGALPTTSMDRGALPTTSMDRGALPTTSMDRGALPATSMDRGALPATSMDRGALPATSMDRGALPTTSMDRGALPTTSMDRGALPTTGMDRGALPGTSMDRRRLPATSMDRGALPTTSMDRGGALPTASMDRGGALPTASMDPRLLSFPVVVLERLEIKSEREPNTEDHVTPIKREIDTFPPGGFPVIVPERLEIKSEKEEPNPEAHLTTIKSEIDSFPVGENCLNEEQNSNSDMSTTPCDPEVAKSNVSCHMCDTCKEPVSHDREFSGLVQHTAQTDSNYGSSKRYERDSRSCCAQLFVCCKCGKSFSSSHLCVHTSKQPFTCTDCGKSFSQKSSLLTHQCGKQCSEKSQLLTQQEIHKGKKSFTCTECGKQFCSRKSLIRHEKIHTREKPFTCTECGKRFSMKYELLNHQPIHTGEKPFPCTVCGKQFSSMKILMRHKKIHTGEKPFTCTECGKRFSMKYELINHQIIHTGEKPFPCTVCGKQFCSNTNLIRHEKIHTREKPFTCTECGTRFSMKYELIKHQIIHTGEKPFPCTVCGKRFSRKDNLLKHEQIHTGEKRFTCTDCGKSFSKKSSLLTHQCGKQCSEKSQLLTQQEIHKGKKSFTCTECGKQFCSRKSLIRHEKIHTREKPFTCTECGKRFSMKYELLNHQPIHTGEKPFPCTVCGKQFSSMKILMRHKKIHTGEKPFTCTECGKRFSMKYELINHQIIHTGEKPFPCTVCGKRFARKDNLLKHEKIHTGEKPFTCTECGKEFFSKKKFIRHGKIHKGEKPFTCTECGKRFSTKYELIKHQIIHTGEKLFPCTVCGKRFSRKDHLLTHQMIHTGEKPFTCTVCGKSFSKKYKLIAHQIIHTEEKPFTCTVCGKSFSWQSSLLLHQNIHTGQKSYTCTECGKTFSHKSSLHKHQRVHTGEKPFTCTVCGKSFPWKRNLLIHQMIHTREKHAQSEKQLNIKYLVFLSYPSQFPPEISNHPSSSHTKSPSE, from the exons ATGTCAGAGGCTGGCTACAGCACAGTGACGGGAGTATCTTTCTCTGGCccctctgt ACATAGCTGGCATCCAACAAATATAAATCAAGGAACCTCCTTTCTCAGCATCTTCAGAGGAGCACTAcccgctaccagcatggacaaaggagcactgcccgctaccagcatggacaaaggagcactgcccgctaccagcatggacagaggagcactgcccgctaccagcatggacagaggagcactgcccgctaccagcatggacagaggagcactgcccactcccagcatggacagaggagcactgcccgctaccagcatggacagaggagcactgcccgctaccagcatggacagaggagcactgcccactaccagcatggacagaggagcactgcgcgctaccagcatggacagaggagcactgcccgctaccagcatggacagaggagcactgcccgctaccagcatggacaaaggagcactgcccgctaccagcatggacagaggagcactgcccgctaccagcatggacagaggagcactgcccactaccagcatggacagaggagcactgcccgctaccagcatggacagaggagcactgcccactaccagcatggacagaggagcactgcccactaccagcatggacagaggagcactgcccactaccagcatggacagaggagcactgcccactaccagcatggacagaggagcactgcccgctaccagcatggacagaggagcactgcccactaccagcatggacagaggagcactgcccgctaccagcatggacagtgGAGCACTGCgcgctaccagcatggacagtggagcactgcccgctaccagcatggacagtggagcactgcccgctaccagcatggacagaggagcactgcccgctaccagcatggatagaggagcactgcccgctaccagcatggatagaggagcactgcccactaccagcatggatagaggagcactgcccactaccagcatggacagaggagcgctgccaactaccagcatggacagaggagcactgcccgctaccagcatggacagaggagcgctgcccgctaccagcatggacagaggagcgctgcccgctaccagcatggatagaggagcactgcccactaccagcatggatagaggagcactgcccactaccagcatggatagaggagcactgcccactaccggcATGGACAGGGGAGCGCTGCCCGGTACCAGCATGGACAGACGAAGACTAcccgctaccagcatggacagaggcgcactgcccactaccagcatggacagaggaggagcgctgcccactgccagcatggacagaggaggagcactgcccactgccagcatggatccacgcttgttaa gtttcccagtggttgtactggagaggttagagattaagtcagagagaGAACCGAACACTGAGGATCatgtgaccccaataaagagGGAAATAGATACATTTCCTCCTGGCG gtttcccagtgattgtaccagagaggttagagattaagtcTGAGAAAGAAGAACCAAACCCTGAGGCTCATCTAACCACAATAAAGAGTGAAATAGATTCATTTCCAGTTGGTG AGAACTGCCTGAATGAGGAGCAGAACTCAAACTCTGATATGTCCACGACACCCTGCGACCCAGAAGTGGCAAAAAGTAATGTTTCCTGCCACATGTGTGACACGTGCAAGGAACCAGTGTCACATGACAGGGAATTTTCAGGccttgtacagcacacagcacagactGACTCTAACTATGGTTCAAGCAAAAGATATGAGAGAGATTCAAGAAGTTGTTGTGCTCAGCTTTTTGTCTGTTGcaagtgtgggaaaagcttctcaTCTTCACACCTTTGTGTCCACACTAGCAAGCAACCCTTTACCTGTACAGActgtggaaaaagcttttcacagaaaaGCAGCCTCCTTACACACCAGTGTGGGAAACAATGCAGTGAAAAGAGCcaactcctcacacagcaggagaTTCATAAAGGGAAGAaatctttcacatgtacagagtgtgggaaacaattttgTTCTAGGAAAAGTCTCATCAGACACGAAAAGATTCATACAAGGGAGAAaccgttcacatgtacagagtgtggaaaaagaTTTTCAATGAAGTACGAACTCCTCAACCACCAGCcaattcatacaggggagaaacctttcccgtgtacagtgtgtgggaaacaattctctTCTATGAAAATACTCATGAGGCACAAgaagattcatacaggggagaaaccgttcacatgtacagagtgtggaaaaagaTTTTCAATGAAGTACGAACTCATCAACCACCAGataattcatacaggggagaaacctttcccatgtacagtgtgtgggaaacaattctgtTCAAATACAAATCTCATCAGACACGAGAAGATTCATACAAGGGAGAAaccgttcacatgtacagagtgtgggacaAGATTTTCAATGAAGTACGAACTCATCAAACACCAGataattcatacaggggagaaacctttcccatgtacagtgtgtggaaaAAGATTTTCACGGAAGGACAACCTCCTCAAACACGAgcagattcatacaggggagaaacggTTCACATGTACAGActgtggaaaaagcttttcaaAGAAAAGCAGCCTCCTTACACACCAGTGTGGGAAACAATGCAGTGAAAAGAGCcaactcctcacacagcaggagaTTCATAAAGGGAAGAaatctttcacatgtacagagtgtgggaaacaattttgTTCTAGGAAAAGTCTCATCAGACACGAAAAGATTCATACAAGGGAGAAaccgttcacatgtacagagtgtggaaaaagaTTTTCAATGAAGTACGAACTCCTCAACCACCAGCcaattcatacaggggagaaacctttcccatgtacagtgtgtgggaaacaattctctTCTATGAAAATACTCATGAGGCACAAgaagattcatacaggggagaaaccgttcacatgtacagagtgtggaaaaagaTTTTCAATGAAGTACGAACTCATCAACCACCAGataattcatacaggggagaaacctttcccatGTACCGTGTGTGGGAAAAGATTTGCACGGAAGGACAACCTCCTCAAACACGAgaagattcatacaggggagaaaccgttcacatgtacagagtgtgggaaagaaTTTTTTTCTAAGAAAAAATTCATCAGACACGGGAAGATTCATaaaggggagaaaccattcacatgtacagagtgtggaaaaagaTTTTCAACGAAGTATGAACTTATCAAACACCAGataattcatacaggggagaaactttttccatgtacagtgtgtggaaaAAGATTTTCACGGAAGGACCACCTCCTCACACACCAgatgattcacacaggggagaaacctttcacatgtacagtgtgtggaaaaagcttttcaaAGAAGTACAAACTCATCGCACACCAGATAATTCATACAGaagagaaacctttcacatgtacagtgtgtggaaaaagcttttcatGGCAAAGCAGCCTCCTCCTACACCAGAATATTCACACAGGGCAGAAAtcttacacatgtacagagtgtgggaaaacaTTTTCACATAAGAGCTCCCTTCACAAACATCAGCgtgttcatacaggggagaaacctttcacatgtacagtgtgtggaaaAAGCTTTCCATGGAAGAGAAAcctcctcatacaccagatgaTTCACACACGGGAGAAACATGCACAGAGTGAGAAACAATTGAATATTAAGTACCTGGTTTTTTTGAGTTACCCATCCCAATTCCCACCCGAGATTTCTAACCACCCATCCTCTTCCCACACCAAATCCCCCTCAGAATGA
- the LOC142472710 gene encoding uncharacterized protein LOC142472710 isoform X2, with protein sequence MDKGALPATSMDKGALPATSMDRGALPATSMDRGALPATSMDRGALPTPSMDRGALPATSMDRGALPATSMDRGALPTTSMDRGALRATSMDRGALPATSMDRGALPATSMDKGALPATSMDRGALPATSMDRGALPTTSMDRGALPATSMDRGALPTTSMDRGALPTTSMDRGALPTTSMDRGALPTTSMDRGALPATSMDRGALPTTSMDRGALPATSMDSGALRATSMDSGALPATSMDSGALPATSMDRGALPATSMDRGALPATSMDRGALPTTSMDRGALPTTSMDRGALPTTSMDRGALPATSMDRGALPATSMDRGALPATSMDRGALPTTSMDRGALPTTSMDRGALPTTGMDRGALPGTSMDRRRLPATSMDRGALPTTSMDRGGALPTASMDRGGALPTASMDPRLLSFPVVVLERLEIKSEREPNTEDHVTPIKREIDTFPPGGFPVIVPERLEIKSEKEEPNPEAHLTTIKSEIDSFPVGENCLNEEQNSNSDMSTTPCDPEVAKSNVSCHMCDTCKEPVSHDREFSGLVQHTAQTDSNYGSSKRYERDSRSCCAQLFVCCKCGKSFSSSHLCVHTSKQPFTCTDCGKSFSQKSSLLTHQCGKQCSEKSQLLTQQEIHKGKKSFTCTECGKQFCSRKSLIRHEKIHTREKPFTCTECGKRFSMKYELLNHQPIHTGEKPFPCTVCGKQFSSMKILMRHKKIHTGEKPFTCTECGKRFSMKYELINHQIIHTGEKPFPCTVCGKQFCSNTNLIRHEKIHTREKPFTCTECGTRFSMKYELIKHQIIHTGEKPFPCTVCGKRFSRKDNLLKHEQIHTGEKRFTCTDCGKSFSKKSSLLTHQCGKQCSEKSQLLTQQEIHKGKKSFTCTECGKQFCSRKSLIRHEKIHTREKPFTCTECGKRFSMKYELLNHQPIHTGEKPFPCTVCGKQFSSMKILMRHKKIHTGEKPFTCTECGKRFSMKYELINHQIIHTGEKPFPCTVCGKRFARKDNLLKHEKIHTGEKPFTCTECGKEFFSKKKFIRHGKIHKGEKPFTCTECGKRFSTKYELIKHQIIHTGEKLFPCTVCGKRFSRKDHLLTHQMIHTGEKPFTCTVCGKSFSKKYKLIAHQIIHTEEKPFTCTVCGKSFSWQSSLLLHQNIHTGQKSYTCTECGKTFSHKSSLHKHQRVHTGEKPFTCTVCGKSFPWKRNLLIHQMIHTREKHAQSEKQLNIKYLVFLSYPSQFPPEISNHPSSSHTKSPSE encoded by the exons atggacaaaggagcactgcccgctaccagcatggacaaaggagcactgcccgctaccagcatggacagaggagcactgcccgctaccagcatggacagaggagcactgcccgctaccagcatggacagaggagcactgcccactcccagcatggacagaggagcactgcccgctaccagcatggacagaggagcactgcccgctaccagcatggacagaggagcactgcccactaccagcatggacagaggagcactgcgcgctaccagcatggacagaggagcactgcccgctaccagcatggacagaggagcactgcccgctaccagcatggacaaaggagcactgcccgctaccagcatggacagaggagcactgcccgctaccagcatggacagaggagcactgcccactaccagcatggacagaggagcactgcccgctaccagcatggacagaggagcactgcccactaccagcatggacagaggagcactgcccactaccagcatggacagaggagcactgcccactaccagcatggacagaggagcactgcccactaccagcatggacagaggagcactgcccgctaccagcatggacagaggagcactgcccactaccagcatggacagaggagcactgcccgctaccagcatggacagtgGAGCACTGCgcgctaccagcatggacagtggagcactgcccgctaccagcatggacagtggagcactgcccgctaccagcatggacagaggagcactgcccgctaccagcatggatagaggagcactgcccgctaccagcatggatagaggagcactgcccactaccagcatggatagaggagcactgcccactaccagcatggacagaggagcgctgccaactaccagcatggacagaggagcactgcccgctaccagcatggacagaggagcgctgcccgctaccagcatggacagaggagcgctgcccgctaccagcatggatagaggagcactgcccactaccagcatggatagaggagcactgcccactaccagcatggatagaggagcactgcccactaccggcATGGACAGGGGAGCGCTGCCCGGTACCAGCATGGACAGACGAAGACTAcccgctaccagcatggacagaggcgcactgcccactaccagcatggacagaggaggagcgctgcccactgccagcatggacagaggaggagcactgcccactgccagcatggatccacgcttgttaa gtttcccagtggttgtactggagaggttagagattaagtcagagagaGAACCGAACACTGAGGATCatgtgaccccaataaagagGGAAATAGATACATTTCCTCCTGGCG gtttcccagtgattgtaccagagaggttagagattaagtcTGAGAAAGAAGAACCAAACCCTGAGGCTCATCTAACCACAATAAAGAGTGAAATAGATTCATTTCCAGTTGGTG AGAACTGCCTGAATGAGGAGCAGAACTCAAACTCTGATATGTCCACGACACCCTGCGACCCAGAAGTGGCAAAAAGTAATGTTTCCTGCCACATGTGTGACACGTGCAAGGAACCAGTGTCACATGACAGGGAATTTTCAGGccttgtacagcacacagcacagactGACTCTAACTATGGTTCAAGCAAAAGATATGAGAGAGATTCAAGAAGTTGTTGTGCTCAGCTTTTTGTCTGTTGcaagtgtgggaaaagcttctcaTCTTCACACCTTTGTGTCCACACTAGCAAGCAACCCTTTACCTGTACAGActgtggaaaaagcttttcacagaaaaGCAGCCTCCTTACACACCAGTGTGGGAAACAATGCAGTGAAAAGAGCcaactcctcacacagcaggagaTTCATAAAGGGAAGAaatctttcacatgtacagagtgtgggaaacaattttgTTCTAGGAAAAGTCTCATCAGACACGAAAAGATTCATACAAGGGAGAAaccgttcacatgtacagagtgtggaaaaagaTTTTCAATGAAGTACGAACTCCTCAACCACCAGCcaattcatacaggggagaaacctttcccgtgtacagtgtgtgggaaacaattctctTCTATGAAAATACTCATGAGGCACAAgaagattcatacaggggagaaaccgttcacatgtacagagtgtggaaaaagaTTTTCAATGAAGTACGAACTCATCAACCACCAGataattcatacaggggagaaacctttcccatgtacagtgtgtgggaaacaattctgtTCAAATACAAATCTCATCAGACACGAGAAGATTCATACAAGGGAGAAaccgttcacatgtacagagtgtgggacaAGATTTTCAATGAAGTACGAACTCATCAAACACCAGataattcatacaggggagaaacctttcccatgtacagtgtgtggaaaAAGATTTTCACGGAAGGACAACCTCCTCAAACACGAgcagattcatacaggggagaaacggTTCACATGTACAGActgtggaaaaagcttttcaaAGAAAAGCAGCCTCCTTACACACCAGTGTGGGAAACAATGCAGTGAAAAGAGCcaactcctcacacagcaggagaTTCATAAAGGGAAGAaatctttcacatgtacagagtgtgggaaacaattttgTTCTAGGAAAAGTCTCATCAGACACGAAAAGATTCATACAAGGGAGAAaccgttcacatgtacagagtgtggaaaaagaTTTTCAATGAAGTACGAACTCCTCAACCACCAGCcaattcatacaggggagaaacctttcccatgtacagtgtgtgggaaacaattctctTCTATGAAAATACTCATGAGGCACAAgaagattcatacaggggagaaaccgttcacatgtacagagtgtggaaaaagaTTTTCAATGAAGTACGAACTCATCAACCACCAGataattcatacaggggagaaacctttcccatGTACCGTGTGTGGGAAAAGATTTGCACGGAAGGACAACCTCCTCAAACACGAgaagattcatacaggggagaaaccgttcacatgtacagagtgtgggaaagaaTTTTTTTCTAAGAAAAAATTCATCAGACACGGGAAGATTCATaaaggggagaaaccattcacatgtacagagtgtggaaaaagaTTTTCAACGAAGTATGAACTTATCAAACACCAGataattcatacaggggagaaactttttccatgtacagtgtgtggaaaAAGATTTTCACGGAAGGACCACCTCCTCACACACCAgatgattcacacaggggagaaacctttcacatgtacagtgtgtggaaaaagcttttcaaAGAAGTACAAACTCATCGCACACCAGATAATTCATACAGaagagaaacctttcacatgtacagtgtgtggaaaaagcttttcatGGCAAAGCAGCCTCCTCCTACACCAGAATATTCACACAGGGCAGAAAtcttacacatgtacagagtgtgggaaaacaTTTTCACATAAGAGCTCCCTTCACAAACATCAGCgtgttcatacaggggagaaacctttcacatgtacagtgtgtggaaaAAGCTTTCCATGGAAGAGAAAcctcctcatacaccagatgaTTCACACACGGGAGAAACATGCACAGAGTGAGAAACAATTGAATATTAAGTACCTGGTTTTTTTGAGTTACCCATCCCAATTCCCACCCGAGATTTCTAACCACCCATCCTCTTCCCACACCAAATCCCCCTCAGAATGA